In Planctomycetota bacterium, a genomic segment contains:
- a CDS encoding isochorismatase family protein, with protein sequence MNESLRKRLTADNSAMLLIDHQTGTMLGVQDIRLDQFRSNVLALAKTAQVHGMPVVLTASYAEGPNGPLMPELVEMFPDAPTVYRPGPISAWDDPNFVAAVEATNRKKLIMAGVTTDVCLMFPVLQALDAGYDVHAVYDASGCWDQMSETMACMRMAQAGAVVCNWAAVCADLQSDWRNPTAEGTLGVFGDHLPFYGMLANNLASAQGAPSA encoded by the coding sequence ATGAACGAATCGCTCCGTAAACGCCTCACCGCCGACAATTCGGCGATGCTCCTCATCGACCACCAGACAGGCACCATGCTCGGAGTCCAGGACATCCGCCTGGATCAGTTCCGCAGCAACGTCCTCGCACTCGCCAAGACGGCGCAGGTGCATGGGATGCCCGTCGTGCTCACGGCCAGCTACGCCGAGGGGCCAAACGGTCCGCTCATGCCTGAGTTAGTCGAGATGTTTCCCGACGCCCCCACGGTGTACCGCCCGGGCCCCATCAGCGCGTGGGACGATCCGAATTTCGTAGCGGCCGTCGAAGCGACCAATCGCAAGAAGCTCATCATGGCGGGTGTCACGACGGACGTCTGCCTGATGTTCCCGGTGCTCCAGGCACTCGATGCCGGATACGACGTACACGCCGTGTATGACGCATCGGGGTGCTGGGACCAGATGAGCGAGACGATGGCGTGCATGCGGATGGCCCAGGCCGGCGCCGTCGTGTGCAACTGGGCCGCGGTATGTGCCGATCTCCAATCCGACTGGCGCAATCCCACGGCCGAGGGAACGCTCGGCGTCTTCGGCGACCATCTCCCCTTCTACGGCATGCTTGCCAACAACCTGGCGAGCGCCCAGGGAGCACCGTCGGCATGA
- a CDS encoding pirin family protein, whose translation MALVLQRASERMAYADGPFRIWRSYPGRGVAADSGLGPIGAVDHGDLLVGLRVPMHEHKDDEIISYLRSGVMMHTDSSGRNVELSPGRLMVMNAGSGLSHEESVPAEAARVRMLQIFVRPRALGLEPGVQFGDVDPVVPDAEWRLLVGAEGTGAAIYVRSAVDLYDTRLGTGDRRHVPARTGCGWWIYVFSGEVEIDGMRIGEGDSLASPGESEGEILAHSDAEIVCFVYDLAAPYTDRGTLSGRRRLRGTSR comes from the coding sequence GTGGCGCTAGTCTTGCAAAGGGCGTCCGAGCGAATGGCCTATGCGGACGGCCCGTTCCGGATATGGCGTTCCTATCCCGGGCGCGGTGTCGCCGCGGATTCGGGTCTAGGCCCAATTGGAGCCGTAGACCACGGCGATCTCCTCGTGGGCCTCCGCGTCCCGATGCACGAGCACAAGGACGACGAGATCATCTCGTATCTCCGGTCGGGCGTGATGATGCACACGGATAGCTCAGGCCGGAACGTCGAGCTCTCGCCGGGGCGTCTCATGGTCATGAACGCGGGGTCGGGCTTGTCCCACGAAGAATCCGTGCCTGCCGAGGCCGCCAGAGTTCGGATGCTCCAGATCTTCGTGCGCCCCCGTGCGCTTGGTCTCGAGCCAGGAGTCCAGTTCGGCGACGTCGACCCGGTGGTGCCGGACGCCGAGTGGCGGCTTCTCGTCGGAGCCGAGGGAACCGGAGCTGCGATCTACGTGCGCAGCGCCGTGGATCTGTACGACACGCGTCTCGGCACGGGCGATCGCCGGCACGTGCCGGCGAGGACGGGTTGTGGCTGGTGGATCTACGTGTTTTCCGGCGAGGTTGAGATCGACGGGATGCGAATCGGCGAGGGCGACTCGCTCGCGAGCCCGGGGGAATCCGAGGGCGAGATCTTGGCACACTCGGACGCCGAGATCGTGTGCTTCGTCTACGACCTCGCTGCGCCCTACACGGATCGAGGAACGCTGAGCGGGCGTCGACGTCTCAGGGGCACGAGTCGGTAG
- a CDS encoding efflux RND transporter periplasmic adaptor subunit — translation MTDLSKLRTPAWRRVVEELSSDAANATAFLTRLCGVLARVANARQGAIVLVAPDTETGGDEASIPYAVAVASAGGRPPEAAPIDPARVEHGSWMRAAATEAQKTGDARVFSLAEDDDGIYSAGGQAAAVLACPVDLKFEDGKRATICITVEQRSREAIQTTMALMELLCGYARLHVARQDARGAWQASAALDLAGRLIASINEADGFKGACLQMVNDLARAAGADRAALGWVKGLGDSGVVRVVALSDTEHVDRRLKMVRMIEAAMEECFDQEHAVVYPLPKAPPSVDGSEPDADPVLAAAITHAHRELSSSDARMRVGSLPIRSGENVVGVATLEVTDGVEVNPARLELLQATLDLVGPVIELRRSDDRPLPVRAWHSTLRTAAWVLTPKHTAWKLAAVVALVILLAITFIKIPYRIDAQAELVAVDERVVAAPYAGIIFEVPEGIKPGAQVSAGDVLLRLDTTELQESQLDAQSRMSAALREADEARKENDLNAATQAEARAEQAAASLRYVNLQIERAVVRAPIDGTIISGDARRRVGSAAELGEPIYRIASLDQLEVVARVEDRDIGYVTAESVGGFATRARPGERFELQGQTLVPLGRPDEGANVFELRGVLVDPPGWLRPGMEGIAYFDTENKRIVWVLSRRLIDTVRLWLWY, via the coding sequence GTGACCGACCTGTCCAAACTCCGCACGCCCGCCTGGCGACGCGTCGTCGAGGAGCTGTCGAGCGACGCCGCCAACGCGACGGCCTTCCTGACCCGGCTGTGCGGCGTGCTGGCCCGCGTGGCCAACGCGCGGCAGGGCGCCATCGTGCTCGTCGCGCCCGACACCGAGACCGGCGGCGACGAGGCCAGCATTCCGTATGCCGTCGCGGTCGCGTCCGCCGGAGGTCGCCCCCCCGAGGCAGCCCCCATCGACCCCGCCCGCGTCGAGCACGGCTCGTGGATGCGGGCCGCCGCCACCGAAGCGCAGAAGACCGGCGACGCCCGGGTGTTCTCGCTGGCCGAGGATGACGACGGCATCTACTCCGCGGGCGGCCAGGCCGCCGCGGTCCTCGCCTGCCCGGTGGACCTCAAGTTCGAGGATGGCAAGCGGGCGACCATCTGCATCACCGTCGAGCAGCGCTCCCGCGAGGCCATCCAGACCACGATGGCGCTCATGGAGCTGCTGTGCGGCTACGCGCGGCTGCATGTCGCCCGCCAGGACGCACGCGGCGCGTGGCAGGCGTCGGCAGCACTCGATCTCGCCGGCCGCCTCATCGCCTCCATCAACGAGGCCGACGGCTTCAAGGGCGCGTGCCTGCAGATGGTCAACGACCTCGCCCGCGCAGCCGGCGCCGACCGCGCCGCGCTGGGCTGGGTCAAGGGGTTGGGTGATTCGGGCGTAGTCCGCGTCGTCGCGCTCAGCGATACCGAGCACGTCGACCGCCGCCTCAAGATGGTCCGCATGATCGAGGCGGCGATGGAGGAGTGCTTCGACCAGGAGCACGCCGTCGTCTATCCGCTGCCCAAGGCGCCACCGAGCGTCGACGGCAGCGAGCCGGACGCCGACCCGGTGCTCGCCGCCGCCATCACCCACGCCCACCGCGAGCTGTCGTCCAGCGACGCCCGCATGCGGGTCGGCTCGCTGCCCATCCGCTCGGGAGAGAACGTCGTCGGCGTCGCCACCCTCGAGGTCACCGACGGCGTGGAGGTCAATCCCGCCCGCCTCGAATTGCTCCAGGCCACGCTCGACCTCGTCGGCCCGGTCATCGAGCTCCGCCGCAGCGACGACCGCCCGCTGCCGGTCCGCGCCTGGCACAGCACGCTGCGGACGGCCGCCTGGGTGCTCACGCCCAAGCACACCGCGTGGAAGCTTGCGGCCGTCGTTGCACTGGTGATCCTGCTGGCGATCACCTTCATCAAGATCCCCTACCGCATCGACGCGCAGGCCGAGCTGGTCGCCGTCGACGAGCGGGTGGTGGCCGCGCCCTACGCCGGCATCATCTTCGAGGTGCCCGAGGGCATCAAGCCCGGCGCCCAGGTGAGCGCGGGCGACGTGCTGCTGCGGCTGGATACCACCGAGCTCCAGGAGAGCCAGCTCGACGCCCAGAGCCGCATGTCGGCCGCCCTCCGCGAGGCCGACGAGGCCCGCAAGGAGAACGACCTCAACGCCGCGACGCAGGCCGAGGCGCGGGCCGAGCAGGCCGCCGCAAGCCTCCGCTACGTCAACCTGCAGATCGAGCGGGCCGTCGTTCGCGCCCCCATCGACGGCACGATCATCTCCGGCGATGCGCGACGCCGCGTCGGATCGGCCGCCGAGCTCGGCGAACCGATCTACCGCATCGCCAGCCTCGACCAGCTCGAGGTCGTCGCCCGCGTCGAGGACCGCGACATCGGCTACGTCACCGCCGAGAGCGTCGGCGGCTTCGCCACCCGGGCGCGCCCGGGTGAGCGATTCGAGCTGCAGGGCCAGACCCTCGTGCCCCTGGGCCGCCCCGACGAGGGCGCCAACGTCTTCGAGCTGCGCGGCGTGCTCGTCGATCCGCCCGGCTGGCTGCGGCCGGGCATGGAGGGCATTGCCTACTTCGATACCGAGAACAAGCGGATCGTGTGGGTGCTCAGCCGCCGGCTGATCGACACCGTCCGCCTCTGGCTCTGGTACTAG
- a CDS encoding biotin transporter BioY, translating to MAGHPDLAARSNDAAQRATLRVVGALSFMLYTTVGAYVAIPIPPFGVPMTLQTLAVVLAAVCLGPKVGTASMALYLVAGMVGVPLYADGNAGLGVILGQTGGYLVGFVACQPVVAWLMRGPGGLPRGWGEFALAVVAAHAVIFLIGVPWLAIVRGIDLWTAAKGGMLPFLPGMVVKCAIAVLIGRLALPWCTRNIW from the coding sequence ATGGCCGGCCATCCCGATCTGGCAGCACGCTCCAACGACGCCGCGCAGAGGGCCACCCTCCGCGTCGTGGGGGCGTTGTCGTTCATGCTCTACACGACCGTCGGCGCGTACGTCGCCATCCCCATCCCGCCCTTCGGCGTGCCGATGACGCTCCAGACGCTGGCCGTCGTGCTGGCGGCTGTGTGCCTGGGGCCGAAGGTCGGCACCGCGAGCATGGCGCTCTACCTCGTCGCCGGCATGGTGGGTGTGCCGCTCTACGCCGACGGCAACGCGGGCCTCGGCGTGATCCTTGGGCAAACCGGCGGGTATCTCGTCGGCTTTGTCGCCTGCCAGCCCGTGGTCGCGTGGCTGATGCGCGGGCCGGGCGGCCTGCCCCGCGGCTGGGGCGAGTTCGCCCTCGCCGTCGTGGCCGCCCACGCCGTGATCTTCCTCATCGGCGTGCCGTGGCTGGCGATCGTCCGCGGCATCGACCTGTGGACCGCCGCCAAGGGAGGCATGCTGCCCTTTCTCCCCGGCATGGTCGTGAAGTGCGCGATCGCCGTGCTCATCGGCCGGCTCGCGCTGCCGTGGTGCACGCGGAACATCTGGTAG
- a CDS encoding thioredoxin domain-containing protein gives MPKVRTIAAAAGLAALAAVLTPAALAQMSTQDQAQEVKVELRKPKVTLIKMHADWCPFCRALEGPWEAAQRDLVGEDILFVRLDRTDKATSRQSAFHLAALDLESIWTEYGNKTGTMVLVDTESGKVLKAFNGRTAGSSVTADIREHL, from the coding sequence ATGCCCAAGGTCCGCACGATCGCCGCTGCCGCCGGCCTCGCCGCCCTCGCCGCCGTCCTCACCCCCGCTGCCCTCGCCCAGATGTCCACGCAGGACCAGGCCCAGGAGGTCAAGGTCGAGCTGCGCAAGCCCAAGGTCACGCTGATCAAGATGCATGCCGACTGGTGCCCCTTCTGCCGCGCCCTCGAGGGGCCCTGGGAGGCCGCCCAGCGGGACCTCGTCGGCGAGGACATCCTCTTCGTCCGCCTGGATCGCACCGACAAGGCCACCTCCCGCCAGTCGGCGTTCCACCTAGCGGCCCTGGACCTCGAGAGCATCTGGACCGAGTACGGCAACAAGACCGGCACCATGGTGCTCGTCGATACCGAGTCGGGCAAGGTGCTCAAGGCCTTCAACGGCCGCACCGCCGGCAGCTCCGTGACGGCCGACATCCGCGAGCACCTGTAG
- a CDS encoding DegT/DnrJ/EryC1/StrS family aminotransferase: protein MTQASTAATLAAEGGNPVSPDPIPFMSPGLKPQDVAAAHAVLESGMLRAASKCAELEERFADASGATHALACANGTCALQLAYGALLEPGDEVIVPAWTYIATASMLVAAGCRPVWCDSREDTMQVDVEDVARRITPKTRAIACTHMYGMPVDVHGVQRLAEAHGLKVIYDCAQAHLATIDGAGIGGFGDACTYSFYATKNLGTGEGGIVTTNDEQVARRIGLLRSHGETDKYLHESIGFNYRMNDITGAIGCSRLDRLLDETNARRRVAERYDALLAPIDAVEPPTRTPGADSAWHLYTVKLDLGAVSAERDEFAAALRAEGVPTAVHYPRSLTRQPAFAGHVSEHPPVADRLASRVFSLPMHHDLGEEQIDRVGEAVAKVAAAYRR, encoded by the coding sequence ATGACCCAGGCCAGCACGGCGGCCACGCTCGCCGCGGAGGGTGGAAACCCCGTCAGCCCCGATCCCATTCCCTTCATGTCCCCGGGGCTCAAGCCGCAGGACGTGGCGGCGGCCCACGCCGTGCTCGAGAGCGGCATGCTGCGGGCGGCCTCGAAGTGCGCCGAGCTGGAGGAACGCTTCGCTGACGCCAGTGGCGCCACGCACGCGCTGGCCTGCGCCAACGGCACCTGCGCACTCCAGCTTGCTTATGGGGCCTTGCTCGAGCCGGGCGACGAGGTGATCGTGCCGGCCTGGACCTACATCGCGACGGCGTCGATGCTCGTCGCCGCCGGCTGCCGGCCCGTGTGGTGCGATTCCCGCGAGGACACGATGCAGGTCGACGTCGAGGACGTCGCCCGACGCATCACGCCGAAGACCAGGGCCATCGCCTGCACCCACATGTATGGCATGCCCGTGGACGTCCACGGCGTGCAGCGGCTGGCCGAGGCGCATGGCCTGAAGGTCATCTACGACTGCGCCCAGGCGCACCTCGCGACGATCGACGGCGCGGGCATCGGGGGCTTCGGCGATGCCTGCACCTATTCCTTCTATGCCACCAAGAACCTCGGCACGGGCGAGGGGGGCATCGTCACGACCAACGACGAGCAGGTCGCCCGCCGCATCGGCTTGCTCCGCAGCCACGGCGAGACCGACAAGTACCTGCACGAGAGCATCGGCTTCAACTACCGCATGAACGACATCACGGGCGCGATCGGCTGCTCGCGGCTCGATCGCCTGCTCGACGAGACCAACGCCCGCCGCCGCGTGGCCGAGCGATACGACGCGCTGCTGGCGCCCATCGACGCGGTCGAGCCGCCGACGCGGACGCCCGGGGCCGACTCGGCCTGGCACCTGTACACCGTGAAGCTCGATCTCGGCGCCGTGTCGGCGGAGCGGGACGAGTTCGCCGCGGCGCTGCGTGCCGAGGGCGTGCCGACAGCGGTGCACTATCCGCGTTCGCTGACGCGGCAGCCCGCGTTCGCCGGCCACGTGTCGGAGCATCCGCCGGTGGCCGATAGGCTCGCGTCCCGCGTGTTCTCGCTGCCGATGCACCACGACCTGGGCGAGGAGCAGATCGATCGCGTGGGCGAGGCGGTGGCGAAGGTGGCGGCGGCGTACCGGCGGTAG
- a CDS encoding aldehyde dehydrogenase family protein — protein MIDGNWVDARSGETFETINPATEGVLASVALGDAADIDAAVAAARRAFDDGPWPRMTPAERQRILQRLGDLIEQHGEELAWIESLDNGKPVSVARVADIPLTADLFHYMAAHARTREGHVVPTSDFAVPGADFHAYTLEEPVGVVGLVTPWNYPLLIAAGWQMAGALAAGNTIVLKPSEVTPLSIIRFGELALEAGVPPGVINIVQGYGAGAGARLVEHPQVDKIGFTGSTRTGRGLLKSVADSNLKKVTLELGGKSPDIIFADADIDAAIAGVSMGVFFNQGECCCAGTRIFVEDKVYDRVVAGMVEEARKIRLGSGQEPETDMGPVVSQRQLDTVMGYIDAGRNDGATIAVGGARVGDQGYFVEPTLFTDVDPGMSIVREEIFGPVASIERFSDVDDVIRRANDTEYGLGAGVWTTDVAKTHRVARAIRAGTVFTNCYNVFDAAMPFGGYKQSGWGRNRGRQAFEAFTETKAVYVKLN, from the coding sequence TTGATCGACGGCAACTGGGTCGATGCACGGTCTGGCGAGACGTTCGAGACCATCAACCCAGCAACCGAAGGCGTCCTGGCCTCGGTCGCCCTCGGGGATGCGGCCGACATCGATGCCGCGGTTGCCGCCGCTCGCAGGGCTTTCGATGACGGCCCCTGGCCGCGCATGACTCCCGCAGAGCGCCAGCGCATCCTGCAGCGACTCGGCGATCTCATCGAACAACACGGCGAGGAGCTTGCCTGGATCGAGAGCCTGGACAATGGCAAGCCGGTAAGCGTCGCTCGGGTGGCCGACATTCCGCTCACCGCCGACCTGTTCCACTACATGGCGGCGCACGCCCGAACGCGGGAGGGGCACGTCGTGCCGACGTCGGACTTCGCCGTTCCGGGGGCCGATTTCCACGCATACACATTAGAGGAGCCCGTCGGCGTAGTCGGTTTGGTGACGCCGTGGAACTACCCACTCCTGATCGCGGCCGGCTGGCAGATGGCCGGTGCGCTAGCCGCGGGCAACACCATCGTCCTCAAGCCCTCGGAGGTGACTCCGCTGTCGATCATCCGTTTCGGTGAGCTTGCGCTGGAGGCGGGCGTGCCGCCGGGGGTGATCAACATCGTCCAGGGCTACGGCGCCGGTGCCGGGGCTCGATTGGTTGAGCATCCGCAGGTCGACAAGATCGGATTCACGGGATCTACCAGGACGGGCCGGGGGCTGTTGAAGTCTGTCGCCGACTCGAACCTCAAGAAGGTCACGCTCGAGCTGGGTGGGAAGTCGCCGGACATCATCTTCGCGGACGCGGATATCGACGCCGCGATTGCAGGCGTGTCCATGGGCGTGTTCTTCAACCAGGGAGAGTGCTGCTGTGCCGGCACGCGCATCTTCGTGGAAGACAAGGTATACGACCGGGTCGTCGCCGGGATGGTGGAAGAGGCGCGGAAGATCCGTCTCGGGTCGGGGCAGGAGCCGGAGACGGACATGGGTCCGGTCGTGTCGCAGCGGCAACTCGACACGGTCATGGGCTACATCGACGCCGGAAGGAACGATGGTGCGACCATTGCGGTCGGCGGTGCCCGCGTCGGCGACCAGGGGTACTTCGTAGAACCGACCCTGTTCACCGATGTCGATCCCGGCATGTCGATCGTCCGCGAGGAAATATTCGGACCCGTCGCATCCATCGAGCGGTTCTCCGACGTGGACGACGTGATCCGGCGTGCCAACGACACGGAGTACGGGCTCGGTGCCGGGGTCTGGACCACCGATGTCGCCAAGACGCACCGCGTCGCGCGTGCGATCCGCGCCGGGACGGTGTTCACGAACTGCTACAACGTCTTCGATGCGGCCATGCCGTTCGGAGGCTACAAGCAGTCTGGGTGGGGCCGCAACCGCGGGCGGCAGGCGTTCGAGGCGTTCACCGAGACCAAGGCGGTCTACGTGAAGCTCAACTGA
- a CDS encoding YciI family protein — protein sequence MIASPMPRVLVALTAAACWAASSLLLGGCAAGRHYEAPPADEVLRTTTSMERPGIPSGLIKRDVGESLGLQLYVVESRAVDLEHVKRVLADHRAYLRELERTDVLFAAGPTWSADGDTFHGDGIIVLRANSPAHAARIAEEDPMHDRGARAYSITPWMLNDGALTLRVELSTRHREVR from the coding sequence ATGATCGCTTCGCCCATGCCCCGCGTCCTTGTCGCCCTCACGGCCGCCGCATGCTGGGCGGCCTCATCGCTGCTCCTGGGAGGCTGCGCCGCTGGTCGCCACTACGAGGCCCCGCCGGCGGACGAGGTTCTGCGCACAACCACGAGCATGGAGCGTCCCGGCATCCCCTCGGGTCTCATCAAGCGGGACGTCGGGGAATCGCTGGGACTCCAGCTCTACGTCGTGGAGTCGCGTGCCGTCGATCTCGAACACGTCAAGCGGGTCCTTGCCGACCACAGGGCCTACCTGCGTGAGCTCGAGAGGACCGACGTGCTCTTCGCGGCCGGCCCAACGTGGTCGGCGGATGGCGATACCTTCCATGGCGACGGGATCATCGTGCTGCGGGCGAACTCGCCCGCCCATGCGGCCAGGATCGCCGAAGAGGATCCCATGCACGATCGCGGCGCACGAGCGTATTCGATCACGCCCTGGATGCTCAATGACGGCGCGCTGACCCTCCGAGTGGAGTTGTCCACACGGCACCGCGAAGTTCGGTGA
- a CDS encoding efflux RND transporter periplasmic adaptor subunit, translated as MAHNAPVRSIPLRLPRSRTATAALAAASMCLALAPTVAAHGASQDARRGSAQAADPLSRDPAWVAVFDGIYHFAEPSKDARMGFAQPSEIRDILVRTGDRVAKGDVLVRARDGGAREAVNLQRRRAENRLEILSAENDLALAQIEFDNQERAREDGASNNLEYDRSKTRLEAAKLQLDAAHERFTEQGITLKRLESELERFSLIAQFDGVVESVEVSPGQVMQDSAPVLRLVAIDPLHIRLPTPTSMIRVGQDDEIKPGNDAWVVMNVAGDPKMVRGRVLEVSPVANFAADRVTVKIEIPNAERLLAGLQAWVRFEEPSAEFMQTLARYPGSIMPAPDIDANPTAVADAP; from the coding sequence ATGGCACACAACGCTCCCGTCCGCAGCATCCCCCTCCGGCTCCCACGCTCGCGCACCGCGACGGCCGCCCTCGCCGCCGCCTCGATGTGCCTCGCGCTCGCCCCCACCGTCGCCGCCCATGGGGCGAGCCAGGACGCCCGTCGGGGAAGCGCCCAGGCCGCCGACCCGCTGTCCCGAGACCCCGCCTGGGTGGCGGTCTTCGACGGCATCTACCACTTCGCCGAGCCCAGCAAGGACGCCCGCATGGGCTTCGCCCAGCCCTCGGAGATCCGCGACATCCTGGTCCGCACCGGCGACCGCGTGGCCAAGGGCGACGTGCTCGTCCGAGCCCGCGACGGCGGCGCGCGGGAGGCCGTCAACCTCCAGCGCCGCCGCGCCGAGAACCGCCTGGAGATCCTGAGCGCCGAGAACGACCTCGCGCTCGCCCAGATCGAGTTCGACAACCAGGAACGCGCGCGGGAGGATGGCGCCAGCAACAACCTCGAGTACGACCGATCCAAGACCCGCCTCGAGGCCGCCAAGCTGCAACTCGACGCCGCCCACGAGCGCTTCACCGAGCAGGGCATCACCCTCAAGCGGCTCGAGTCCGAGCTCGAACGCTTCAGCCTGATCGCGCAGTTCGACGGCGTCGTCGAGTCCGTCGAGGTCTCGCCGGGCCAGGTCATGCAGGACTCCGCCCCCGTCCTGCGGCTGGTCGCCATTGATCCGCTGCACATCCGCCTGCCCACCCCCACCTCGATGATCCGCGTCGGCCAGGACGACGAGATCAAGCCCGGCAACGACGCCTGGGTCGTGATGAACGTCGCGGGCGATCCCAAGATGGTCCGGGGCCGCGTCCTGGAGGTCAGCCCGGTCGCCAACTTTGCGGCCGACCGCGTGACCGTGAAGATCGAGATCCCCAACGCCGAACGCCTGCTGGCGGGCCTGCAGGCCTGGGTCCGCTTCGAGGAGCCGTCGGCCGAGTTCATGCAGACGCTGGCCCGCTATCCCGGATCGATCATGCCGGCCCCCGACATTGACGCGAACCCGACCGCCGTCGCCGATGCGCCCTAG